The nucleotide window actctctctactatCTATAAGACAATGTTATCTCTCACATGTATAGCCTCTGAGGGTTACAGCATCGTGCTATAATAGATGCGTTTCTTAgaagcacattattaatggttcatATGAACGCATCAACATTCTaacatcttcaatgcgggaccgaagacctctaacgttcctctgaataatgttcataagtataGATAAACAAATTCaggaaagtatataaaaattagttgtatgcgattcggtttttcttttttgaatttttgattttaaagaactccgatgccctggggttgggtggttcttcaaccatatcctccacgGCCTTTTTTGCCATATACTGTAGATGTTctttgaaccgaaaattctcgtCAAAGATAACATTAAGGTATTTTTgagccgtaacgtaccgaatggggagatATCCGAACCCGaattcgtcgggaagcagccaatcggcccttaagcaacatcattgtcgTTTTCTCTGGGCTTAAAATCATCTTATGTTTTCCACAGTTGGAGTGTCTAACAAGCAtgttacgcgaatccccttcaatcagaagcagcgcgtcgtcagcataagcgacgacacaacaaccacatggcaaccttaagCGCAACGTGGAATCGAACTCTGCCCTGAGGGCATcttttagttaaggtcttacgaacctccgtGCCGCCTTCACGGAGGATGGAGGACCCATActctggaatgttttctatgatggaATATTCAGGCTTCCTTATCCGGAAGGAGTGAGGATTGTCGGCTATGCAGATGACGTTGCGGTACTATTGGAAGATAGGGAAGTGGACCGTCTTGAAATTAAGACAAATCAGGCCTTACAACTATTAGACGAATGGTTAGATAACAACCAACTCCAAGTAGCCCCACCTAAGTCAAAATGCATTTTGCTCTCTGGTAGGAGAAGGGTCAgaggaataaatatagaaataaggggAAAATTATTCGTGAAGTTAGTAACGTCAAATACTTGGGCGTATGCATAGATAAGAGTCTAAAGTACGTTTATCACATAGATATGATTTGTCAAAAGGTTGCCcctacaattaaggctctaagaGGTCTATTTAATAACCACTGTGCACCGAAACTGGTGGTCAGAAGGTTGATCACAACGGCAATGATGTCATCTATGTTATACGCGGCACCAGTCTGGGGCACTGCAATGAATGTACAACGCAATAAACGCAAACTTAGAAGCGTGCACAGAGTAGCACTAATACAAGTTGTCTCAGGATATAGAACAATTTCTTACGATGCGTTATGTGTCTTAGCTGAAACGCCTCCCattgaattacagataaaaggCCGAAGCATGAGGGCGGCAGGTGTGCCAAGAGCCGAGGTAGAAGACACAGTCGTTAGCAACTGGCAAACCGCATGGTCATCCGCTCAAACAGGAGAGTGGACAAGGAGACCTATTCCCAATCTGAAAGAGTGGTTGAGTAGGGAGAAAAGCGGACTAAATTTCCACACCACTCAGTTTATGACAGGACATGGGTCGTTCTACGATCGTGCTTGCATGGATCAGAGCTCCATCGTCTCATTGGACAACGTTTGTGGCGAACAGAGTAGCCAAAATCCAAGACAATTCAGATATTCATTCTTGGAAATACATATTTCTACAGACAAGAATCCTGCTGATTTTCTATCCAGGGGATTAATTCCACACCAAATCTTGGATAACAAGTTATACTGGCAAGGTCCGAGTgatgtaattcaaataaattcaaattcgGATTCATCAAAGGAATTAAGTTATGATGAAATTCCGGAGCATTGtattaaaatacttacattttCAGCTACGGTTGAACCTATAAATTTCAGCAAATATTCAACATTTAGCAGGACAGTACGTGTGATTGCTTATTGTTTGAGATTTGCCCACAATTGCAAGTCACGTGAACATCATCGTGTTGGTTTCCTTTCTACACATGAGCTAGAAGCAgccgaaaaaaaaatactaaaatcattaGAATGTGAAACATTTCATGTATAAATCAGTGATTTGAAATCGAAGAAATTGGTTCACAAAAATAGCCAACTTAAATCGTTAAACCCGTACATCGACAACAATGATCTAATCAAAGTAGGAGAACGACTTTAACATTCAAGTATTCATCCTGACCAAAAGAATCCCAGAGTATTACCTAAGAACCATCATTTAACACATCTAATTGCTAAACaattccatattaaaaatttacattctgGACCTCAATCACTACTTAGCGCAATCAGACAAAAATATTGGCCTATTGGTGGAAAAAACTTAGTTAAAAGAATCTTTCATCAGTGTATACAGTGTTTCAAGGTAAGGCCTAAAGGTTATACACATTTAATGGGAAATCTACCTGAAGCTAGAGTGACACCTCCTCTTAGAGCATTTATGACGACAGGAGTCGATTATTGTGGTTCCTTCTTGGTGAAGACGTCAAGAAAACATGGAATCATTTCTACCAAGTGTTACATTGCTTTGTTCATCTGTTTCACTACTAAAGCCATTCATTTAGAGGTAGCGGAAGATATGACTTCAACAGCATTCATCGCAGCTTTCAGACGTTTTATAGCTCGAAGGGGCAAGCCGAAAGATGTTTATTCAGACAATGGTACAAACTTTGTTGGAGCATGCAAGGAGTTAAGATCAGAAGAGATTTTCAAGAATGAGCAACTAGAGTCAAAACTGATTGATAATTTTGCCGATGAAGGTATCCATTGGCATTTTCAGCCTCCAAGTGGGCCGCATTTCGGCAGATTGTGGGAATTATTGGTGAAACTCGTTAAGACTCATATGAGAAGAGTCATTGGTACTTCATGTCTAACACTCAtagaattttcaacatttttaacacAAATTGAGGCATGTATAAATTCTCGACCTTTTACAGCAATATCCGATGAGCCTTCACATCTCTTTCCTTTAACCCCAG belongs to Lycorma delicatula isolate Av1 chromosome 1, ASM4794821v1, whole genome shotgun sequence and includes:
- the LOC142317582 gene encoding uncharacterized protein LOC142317582, encoding MGNLPEARVTPPLRAFMTTGVDYCGSFLVKTSRKHGIISTKCYIALFICFTTKAIHLEVAEDMTSTAFIAAFRRFIARRGKPKDVYSDNGTNFVGACKELRSEEIFKNEQLESKLIDNFADEGIHWHFQPPSGPHFGRLWELLVKLVKTHMRRVIGTSCLTLIEFSTFLTQIEACINSRPFTAISDEPSHLFPLTPAHFLIGDVLTSIPEQNLQSLPVTRLSHWQQIQQRIQHFWSRWSREYLNSE